In the Helianthus annuus cultivar XRQ/B chromosome 11, HanXRQr2.0-SUNRISE, whole genome shotgun sequence genome, one interval contains:
- the LOC110888791 gene encoding uncharacterized protein LOC110888791 codes for MDRYTSNQGKVVWFWGSENTLSSNDLEIEWGECLAMIEKVNIQLKSDIWLWKTGAEAEEFMVSKLRSELDRIDTMNETRVIKWLHWIPKKVNCFLWRLVLDRLTTREALQLRHIPLTSISCPFCNNAVESVNHLLVSCDLAQQIWTVIFQWTKLSLPRYTLSVVQLLELILSHKCNKIKKRSLYVVVAATCWKIWLTRNDIIFKQKSTSVSKMIADIKAVSFTWINNRAGLSDLGWDNWRSFNF; via the coding sequence ATGGATCGTTACACCTCCAACCAAGGAAAAGTGGTATGGTTTTGGGGCAGTGAGAATACACTTAGCAGCAATGACCTGGAAATTGAATGGGGGGAATGCTTGGCTATGATAGAGAAGGTCAATATACAGTTGAAGTCTGACATTTGGCTTTGGAAGACAGGTGCAGAGGCAGAAGAATTTATGGTCAGTAAGCTTAGATCGGAGTTGGATCGCATCGACACTATGAACGAGACAAGAGTTATCAAATGGCTACACTGGATCCCGAAGAAAGTAAACTGTTTCCTTTGGAGGTTGGTTCTTGACCGATTAACAACAAGAGAAGCCCTACAATTGAGACATATTCCACTCACTTCCATTAGCTGCCCTTTCTGCAACAATGCGGTGGAATCGGTAAATCACTTATTGGTATCTTGTGACTTGGCCCAACAGATTTGGACTGTGATATTCCAGTGGACGAAATTGTCCCTACCAAGGTACACTCTAAGTGTTGTGCAATTACTTGAACTCATCCTCTCGCATAAATGTAATAAGATCAAGAAAAGAAGTTTATATGTGGTCGTGGCGGCAACTTGCTGGAAAATATGGCTGACAAGGAACGACATCATCTTCAAGCAAAAGTCAACATCGGTGTCGAAAATGATAGCTGACATCAAAGCGGTTTCGTTTACATGGATCAACAACCGAGCCGGACTCTCGGACCTTGGATGGGATAATTGGAGgtcttttaatttttaa